The Impatiens glandulifera chromosome 3, dImpGla2.1, whole genome shotgun sequence genome contains a region encoding:
- the LOC124929478 gene encoding zinc finger CCCH domain-containing protein 1 encodes MSDAGEPPQSEQVCNFFRKPSKNRNIRKREINEIDEDEDSKGGSSLMQTKKKLPQADTKLHFSNAPSKRSMLSEQEPESKTKIFQFESSKEIQVQGDSKATATLETETDFSNDARAIRERVLKQSTQILKGKPKDSGGEKLYKGIHGYTDFKAGFRREQTVASEKAGGSHGPLRASAHIRVSARFDYQPDICKDYKETGYCGYGDSCKFMHDRGDYKSGWQMEKEWDESEKIRKRNLALGGDDDIDGETEAPNDEDDEDALPFACFICRQPFVDPVVTRCKHYFCEHCALKHHVKNKKCFVCNQPTNGLFNTALEIKKRMAAEGK; translated from the exons ATGTCAGACGCTGGTGAACCTCCACAGTCTGAGCAAG TTTGCAACTTCTTCCGAAAACCATCAAAGAACAGAAACATAAGAAAGAGGGAAATTAATGAAATTGATGAAGATGAGGATTCTAAAGGTGGTAGCTCTTTGATGCAAACTAAGAAAAAGCTTCCGCAAGCCGATACCAAGCTGCATTTCTCTAATGCGCCTTCAAAGCGTTCAATGTTGTCTGAACAAGAGCCAGAGTCCAAGACTAAAATCTTTCAATTTGAATCTTCCAAGGAAATTCAAGTTCAAGGTGATAGCAAAGCAACTGCGACTCTTGAAACCGAGACCGATTTCTCTAACGATGCTAGAGCAATCAGAGAGAGGGTGCTTAAGCAATCGACTCAGATTTTGAAGGGGAAACCCAAGGATTCTGGTGGTGAGAAACTGTATAAAGGTATCCATGGGTACACTGATTTTAAAGCTGGGTTCAGGAGAGAGCAAACAGTTGCTTCTGAGAAAGCTGGTGGGTCACATGGGCCACTTAGAGCTTCTGCTCACATAAGAGTTTCTGCGAGGTTTGACTACCAACCAGATATTTGTAAAGATTATAAAGAGACTGGTTACTGTGGATATGGAGATTCTTGCAAATTTATGCATGACCGGGGAGATTACAAGTCAGGATGGCAGATGGAAAAGGAATGGGACGAATCTGAGAAGATTAGGAAAAGAAATTTAGCTCTCGGAGGTGATGATGACATAGATGGGGAGACAGAAGCGCCGAATGATGAAGACGATGAGGATGCCTTGCCCTTTGCTTGTTTCATTTGTAGGCAGCCTTTTGTAGATCCTGTTGTGACAAGGTGCAAACATTACTTTTGTGAGCACTGTGCATTGAAG CATCACGTGAAGAACAAGAAGTGTTTCGTTTGCAACCAGCCAACCAACGGGCTATTCAACACTGCTCTGGAGATCAAGAAAAGAATGGCTGCAGAAGGGAAATGA
- the LOC124931264 gene encoding NDR1/HIN1-like protein 1 codes for MTEQSTTVTGIPAAGYPPPQSNNQNGYSTSGAAYPYAAQPPMSTTYYNTNPYYTQPYSNRRATLLPRIFFIIIAAFIIAGTISLIIWLILRPKLPDFRVDSFSVTNFSISSSPSLISGYWNVRLNVRNPNKKLTLSYDHVEAYVFYKSEPISDTTLPPFNQGKLDQTNVSATVAASSAYVEKWVADGIDWERERGSVNFNVRVLARVEFKAGFWWRKQPIVTVSCGNLNVGLISNRSSGDLTSGAGSVCKVGL; via the coding sequence ATGACGGAGCAATCTACAACCGTCACCGGAATCCCCGCCGCCGGCTATCCGCCGCCACAGTCAAACAATCAGAACGGTTACTCCACATCAGGTGCTGCCTATCCTTACGCCGCACAGCCTCCAATGAGCACAACCTACTACAATACTAACCCTTACTATACCCAGCCCTATTCCAATCGCCGCGCCACACTTCTCCCCCGTATATTTTTCATCATCATCGCCGCCTTCATCATCGCCGGAACAATCTCCTTAATCATTTGGCTCATTCTTCGCCCTAAACTCCCCGATTTCCGGGTCGATTCGTTTTCCGTCACCAATTTTAGTATTTCCTCATCGCCATCGCTGATCTCTGGCTACTGGAATGTCCGATTGAATGTCAGGAATCCTAACAAAAAACTCACGCTTAGTTACGACCACGTCGAGGCTTACGTTTTCTATAAATCGGAGCCTATATCGGACACGACATTGCCGCCTTTTAATCAAGGGAAGTTGGATCAGACGAATGTAAGTGCGACTGTCGCCGCATCGTCGGCTTATGTTGAAAAATGGGTTGCTGATGGCATCGATTGGGAGAGGGAACGAGGAAGCGTGAATTTTAATGTGAGAGTGTTGGCTCGGGTAGAATTTAAGGCTGGATTTTGGTGGAGGAAACAGCCGATCGTTACGGTTTCTTGCGGTAATTTGAATGTTGGACTTATCTCCAATAGAAGCTCGGGAGATTTGACAAGTGGGGCGGGAAGTGTATGCAAAGTTGGTCTGTGA
- the LOC124929810 gene encoding E3 ubiquitin-protein ligase PUB23-like: MEEIDIPSYFLCPISLQLMRDPVIISTGITYDRQSIEKWLFSCNNALCPVTKQPISSAAAADDSDHLIPNHNLRRLIQAWCTINSDAGVERIPTPTPPITRSQIVKLLNDAKKSDQNQLKCFHVLKSMSQNQLKRLENCGAAVEFLAGIIRNSHTFREEAVIVLFNILGDHTECSFKKIVNSENGSEFVDSITQVLNSGSSQSRACCVKMMRFVFKLVSDPIHLIGIKLEFFLEVVRVLQDKIAINDALKLLLEICPWGRNRLKAIKSGAVEALVEILIEVGVGEKRTNELCMVVLDQLCGCAEGRAAILEHGAGLAVVEKKIFRVSHEVTDRAVKILSYVSRYSGNPKVVQEMMQVGIVSKLCLVLQLDEASSKTKEMAREMLKVHSRVWKNASCVPAHLISFYPCS, encoded by the exons ATGGAGGAAATCGACATTCCATCTTACTTTCTATGTCCGATTTCGTTGCAGTTAATGAGAGATCCGGTAATAATCTCCACCGGAATAACCTACGACCGTCAAAGTATTGAGAAATGGTTGTTCTCATGCAACAACGCCTTATGTCCGGTCACCAAACAACCCATctcctccgccgccgccgcagACGACTCCGATCATTTAATTCCCAATCACAATCTCCGGCGACTAATTCAAGCCTGGTGCACTATCAACTCCGACGCCGGCGTTGAACGAATCCCAACTCCAACACCACCGATTACTCGATCCCAGATCGTTAAATTGCTAAACGATGCCAAGAAATCCGACCAAAATCAGCTCAAGTGCTTCCATGTGTTGAAGTCGATGTCACAAAATCAACTCAAACGTCTTGAAAATTGCGGCGCCGCCGTGGAATTTCTGGCCGGAATTATTCGAAACAGCCACACCTTCAGAGAAGAGGCAGtcattgttttgtttaatattttaggaGATCACACGGAATGCTCGTTTAAGAAGATTGTTAATAGTGAAAATGGGAGTGAGTTTGTTGACTCAATAACTCAAGTTCTTAACTCCGGTAGTTCTCAATCTCGTGCTTGTTGTGTTAAGATGATGAGATTCGTATTCAAATTAGTTTCCGACCCAATTCATTTGATCGGTATCAAGCTGGAGTTTTTCTTGGAGGTGGTTCGTGTTTTGCAAGACAAAATT GCTATAAATGATGCATTAAAGCTCCTATTGGAGATTTGTCCATGGGGAAGGAACCGGTTAAAGGCAATTAAATCTGGGGCGGTAGAGGCACTGGTGGAAATACTCATTGAGGTCGGAGTAGGAGAAAAAAGGACCAATGAGTTATGCATGGTGGTTTTGGACCAGCTTTGTGGATGTGCCGAGGGAAGGGCGGCGATATTGGAACATGGAGCGGGTTTGGCCGTGGTTGAAAAAAAGATATTTAGGGTTTCACATGAGGTGACAGATCGGGCAGTGAAGATATTGTCGTATGTATCAAGGTATTCGGGGAACCCTAAGGTTGTGCAAGAAATGATGCAAGTAGGGATAGTGTCAAAGTTGTGTTTGGTTCTACAATTAGACGAAGCAAGTTCGAAAACAAAGGAGATGGCTAGGGAGATGCTTAAGGTtcattctagggtttggaagaATGCGAGTTGTGTTCCTGCTCATTTGATTTCTTTCTATCCATGTTCTTGA
- the LOC124929050 gene encoding transcription factor LHW-like, translating to MGYLLKEALKTLCGVNQWSYAIFWKIGLQNPKLLIWEECYYDHPIQFSGLPGISAIDGSELALEEWEACWNSSGSNHNPMFGVQTEDKVHLLVNKMMMDNQIKIVGEGLVGRAAFTGQHLWIQLENFTKEAYPPPEVLSEVNRQSAAGIKTVAVIPIPTYGVVQLASPLNIAENMGFVNDVKSLIHQLGCISSNLLSDSSFFHDIGDCINNSFGTHKLESSIPYVADGGSISSVVRGTFDHSSDSLTRQIQGNHGSRADVILPSNPEIWSNNSTSGLLPNDYGNSYGCLSTINDQLLVGSSSVGNRAVSDARKHEFAKGFRGKTNEMALEKEREESLLFHEHNFNMAHYEEGQASMNNQIPALSSGDGLLEVLVSDFKKKTLKDEQRSACNGIGATNEDFHCSFDGGNSASGIFSINSSDNLLDAVVGNVWTAGKQLSEDSLSCKTSSLAKLSGSSVPGSDNVQGEMFGLPKSLEKLAGVGSCSFKSECTKEEVGNCSQSSSMFGSQISSLIGQSQSLKQTSNSASTGYSKRPDEACKTNRKRLKPGENPRPRPKDRQMIQDRMKELRDIVPNGAKCSIDALLERTIKHMLFLQSVTKHADKLKQSGESKIISKDGELLLKDNFGGGRTWAYEVGSQSMVCPIIVEDLNAPRQMLVEMLCEERGLFLEIADIIRGLGLTILKGVMETRNDKIWARFAVEANRDVTRMEIFLSLVHLLEQTTNKKRSSSSSSPTNNNYCLENESSLMLHHHHHQAPVSATGNSSSSRPM from the exons ATGGGGTATCTGTTGAAGGAAGCTTTGAAAACATTATGCGGAGTTAATCAATGGTCTTATGCTATTTTCTGGAAGATCGGTTTGCAAAACCCCAA GCTTCTAATATGGGAAGAATGTTACTATGATCATCCAATACAATTTTCTGGACTTCCTGGAATTTCTGCCATTGATGGCTCAGAGCTAGCTCTGGAAGAATGGGAAGCATGCTGGAATTCTTCTGGATCTAATCATAATCCTATGTTTGGTGTACAAACAGAGGATAAGGTTCATTTGTTGGTTAATAAAATGATGATGGACAACCAGATTAAAATTGTTGGAGAAgg ACTCGTTGGGCGGGCTGCGTTTACGGGTCAACATCTCTGGATTCAGTTGGAGAACTTCACAAAAGAAGCCTATCCACCTCCTGAG GTTCTAAGTGAGGTCAACCGACAATCCGCAGCTGGTATAAAG ACAGTTGCTGTTATACCAATACCTACTTATGGAGTTGTTCAGCTTGCTTCACCTTTGAAT ATTGCAGAGAATATGGGATTTGTTAATGACGTGAAGAGTCTAATTCATCAACTAGGATGCATTTCCAGTAATCTCTTATCTGACAGTAGCTTCTTCCATGATATCGGGGATTGTATTAATAATTCCTTTGGAACACataaattagaaagttcgatTCCTTATGTTGCTGATGGCGGGAGCATCTCTTCTGTTGTTAGGGGGACTTTTGATCATTCCTCTGATTCTCTAACCAGACAGATACAAGGTAACCATGGTAGTAGAGCTGATGTCATCTTACCCTCCAACCCTGAAATTTGGTCGAATAATTCAACATCTGGATTGTTACCTAATGATTATGGGAATTCATATGGTTGTTTAAGCACAATTAATGATCAACTCCTAGTTGGATCGAGCTCTGTTGGAAACCGGGCAGTTTCTGATGCTCGTAAACATGAATTTGCTAAAGGTTTTCGAGGTAAGACAAATGAGATGGCCCTggagaaagaaagagaagaaagtCTTCTGTTTCATGAGCATAACTTCAATATGGCGCACTATGAAGAAGGACAAGCAAGTATGAACAATCAAATTCCCGCTTTATCTTCAG GTGATGGTCTACTTGAAGTTTTGGTATCGGATTTCAAGAAGAAAACATTGAAAGACGAGCAGAGAAGTGCTTGCAATGGGATAGGGGCGACCAACGAGGATTTTCATTGTTCGTTTGATGGCGGAAACTCAGCCAGTGGTATTTTCTCGATAAACAGTTCTGATAATCTATTGGATGCTGTTGTGGGTAATGTTTGGACAGCGGGCAAGCAACTATCGGAAGATAGCTTGTCCTGCAAGACATCATCGCTAGCAAAATTAAGTGGATCCTCTGTTCCTGGTTCTGATAACGTGCAAGGAGAAATGTTTGGCCTTCCAAAGTCTCTGGAGAAGCTGGCGGGTGTAGGTTCTTGTTCGTTTAAATCTGAATGCACTAAAGAAGAAGTGGGCAATTGTTCCCAGTCCAGCTCAATGTTTGGTTCTCAGATCAGTTCACTGATTGGGCAAAGCCAGAGTCTTAAGCAGACCAGCAATAGTGCTTCGACTGGATATTCAAAGAGGCCTGATGAGGCTTGTAAAACTAACAGGAAGCGACTTAAGCCTGGAGAGAATCCTAGACCTAGGCCAAAAGATCGCCAGATGATCCAAGACCGAATGAAAGAGTTGAGAGACATTGTACCAAATGGAGCAAAG TGTAGCATTGATGCACTTCTGGAACGCACGATCAAGCATATGCTTTTCTTGCAAAGTGTTACAAAACATGCAGACAAGTTGAAACAATCTGGGGAATCCAAG ATAATAAGCAAGGATGGAGAGTTACTATTGAAAGACAACTTTGGTGGAGGTAGAACTTGGGCATATGAAGTTGGATCACAATCCATGGTGTGTCCAATCATAGTTGAAGATCTGAATGCCCCTCGTCAAATGCTTGTCGAG ATGCTTTGTGAAGAGCGCGGTTTGTTCTTAGAGATAGCCGATATAATTAGAGGACTTGGATTAACAATCTTGAAAGGGGTGATGGAAACTCGGAATGACAAGATCTGGGCTCGCTTTGCTGTTGAG GCTAATAGGGATGTGACAAGGATGGAGATATTCTTGTCGTTGGTTCATCTTCTGGAGCAAACGACGAACAAAAAGAggagttcttcttcttcttcgccgACCAATAACAATTACTGCTTAGAGAATGAAAGTTCGTTAAtgctccaccaccaccaccaccaagCTCCTGTTTCAGCAACAGGtaatagtagtagtagtaggCCTATGTAG